AACACAAGTTCGATGACTTCTTTGTCAGGAATGAGGGTATAGTATTTGGATTTAATCCTTGGCGTATCATCAAATTGGTTGATTCCCGGTTTCCCTTGGCCGCCAATCAAAATCCCATTGGCAAAAAATCGATAGGAGGAAGCAACGTCGGGGATATAAATTCTTAATTCTTGCCCTACAGTTTGTTTGCTAATATGGATGAACGCGCGTAAGGTGACATGGCCCGTTCTTGGTAATTCCTCCCCACCAAATTCCTCATCTTGCCAGGAGCTGGGGATGGCCAAGTACCCTGTGAGTGGTTTTTCTCCGTGAAAGGGTGGGTAATGGAATTCACCAAAATACAATTCCCATTCCCCTTGTAAGTCTACAATGGTATCTTCTTTGAAGGTAATATCTTTTAAGTCGAGAACCCCTTGGCGGAACCTGTGAGGTTCTTCTTGTTCAGGGTTCTGACAGGCAAATTGTAAGACTAGGAGAGAAAAAACTCCCGTTAGTAGAATTAGTTTTCGCATAAACGGATTTTAGTTTTTTCTTTGTACAGGATAGAACTAATTTCGTCCAGAATATCCTATCACATCCATAAAAGCGGAAACAGAAAATACTGCCTTTCCGGGACCAGGTTCCCCGTATCCTGGAGGAGTGGGGAGACCATAGTGTTCAAAGGTTTCTTTCCAAGCCCGTAACAATTCGCAAAAATATACAAGAGGTGGGCCTGCTTGTTGGCCAAGAGTGGTATATGGTTCGGGACACCATGCAGTGAATCTTGGAACAATTCCTTTGGACATAAAAAAATCTAAACCTTGTTTTGTGGAAGTGATGGCTTCTGCGACTGTTTTAAATCCCCAGGGTTCGGAAAGTTCCACTCCACCCACAAAGTTAGGAATTACATTTTCTGGACCAAAGACTTCTGCCGAATCCACCACACGGCGAATCCAATTTTCATAACCAATCCAACTAGACTTACCAGGACAGATCTTTTCAAAGAGAGCCTTGTCCCAAACTTCGTAATTGGGGTGGTAAATTTGGATCCCCGCATCTTTGAACTTCTGACAGTCTTCCTTTTCAAAGGCTTGGGCTACCAGTTTCCCCATCCATCGTTTCGGAAATCGTTTTTCAATGGCCTCAGGATACTGGAGGTAAAAATCCACCTCGGATTTTTTCTTTAAGTTGGTAAGGACGGATCCACCGGTAATGGTATACACCTTGGCAATTTGGTCTTCTGCATCCACCCAAGATAAAACTTCTAAAATATCTTCTACGTCTTTCACACCCGTGTAAGGCCTGCCCGCCCCTTTTTGTTGGCGGTAGTTGTGGTTGATATCACAATAAGCACATTCTTCGTCTTTTCCAAAGTATTGGCAGTTTCGAAATACGGTGAGATATAAAAGATAACCCCATTCAATGACAGGTGCCACCTCTCCCGGTAACTTTCCTGATTTGGTTTTGTGTCTGTACCAAGAAGGGATAGGAGGATACTCGGCACTCCCAATCTCTGTTTCTTCTAAAAACAAAGTAGGAATTCCATCTTTCAATTTCATTTTGTAAGGTGAGTTCGGGTTGTTTCTTGTGGAGATCACTGTTTTCAAAAGACCAAAATGGCCTCCTGCAATTTTGATCTCCTCGGGTGCTTTGGTGTCTGCACCGTCTTTTAGGTCTGCAAGTGGGATATGATCGAAGGAAAAGATAAAATAGTCTTTGGATTTATAAGGATCTTTCACCTGGAAGGATTCCGGTAAAAAGTGAATGCCCTGCCTTAAGATGTCTTGTTTGACAATGGCTTCCATTGGTAGGTCTTTGTACAACCTTTCCATTTCTTCCAGAAGTTTGATGGAGGAGGCGGGTCTTTGGTTCAGTGTAGAGGTTTCAGCCATAATGGGAGTTTTTTTCTTCCTTCCTCTTAGACAAAGCGATTTTCCAAAGGAAAACCTTTCTTTTCCTTGGAAAAACCCTGGTTTCGGGGAAAAATACTGAATATTCGTTTACAAATCTAATCACTAAATTATTTTTTTTCCGAACTAATGAAATTTTTTTCATTCTGGAAAAAAATACAAAAAAGCTGGGAATTTATAAACCCTCAGTTTGTTGATTAAAGTAACGAAAGTTGAATTTCACTAAGGGACAGGACGATATGAAAGCATCGAAACTAACCATAATGGGCCTAGCACTTCTTTTCACTGGTCTTACAGTTTGTAAGAAACCAGACGCAGAAGTGTCTGAAGCACCAAAAAAACCAGCAGATTTATCTGCGGTAGTCGTATTTGCGGTGGGAGATTCTAAAATCCAACACGCAGACCAAACAGAAGAAAAAGCACAGCTTGGTGCCCTTCTGAAATCCGGGGATAACGTAGTCACAGGCGACAATGGGAAAGTAGACATCCAATTTGCGGATGGATCGAGCATTCGTATCTCTCCTAAGTCCGCAATTGACTTTGCAAAACTTTCTCAAGACAGTTCAGGAACAACAGACACTCAAATTGCTCTCGTTTCAGGAAAGGTATTTGCGAAAGTCAACAAAGCTAAGAAAGAAGACAACTTTACTGTCGTAACACCAACTGCGATTGCGGGTGTGCGAGGAACGTCTTTTATCGTAGAAGCTGCTGATGGAAAACCTGCGAAAGTAAAAGTAGTAGAAGGTGCGGTTGCATTTGCTCCACGTGTTCCTGCTCTAGAAAAACTTTCTACAGAAGAAATTTCTAAAAACGCTGACTTGAAAAAACTCCAAGAGTCAATTGCAAAAGCAGAAGTCATCCTAGAAAAAGACCAAGCATCCACTCAATCAGCAAAATCTGCTGATCTTGCAAAGGCTGCGGACATCCAAACTTTGGATTTGAACAAAGCATTCAAAACAGCTGAGAAAGAAAAACTCGTTGTTGAAACTGCAAAACTCACTAAGAACGAAGAACAAGAAATCAAAACCATCGTAACAGTGGACAAACAAACTGCACAAGAGATTGCTAAACTTAGCGAATCAGCTCAAACTGAAAAGTTAGATGAGTTGAAAAAACAAGAAATTGATGCTAAGAGACAAGCAATTGAAAGTGAAGTGGTAAAACGCCAAGAAGAAGAGAAGAAAAAATTCGAAGAGTCTTTGGCTAACCAACCTAAAGAATTTAAGTCTAAAAAAGACATCGTAAACTACTACGAAAGAATTGAAAAAATCGTTTTAGTAGACGGTAAAACAGTGATTGGAGCGATCATCAACCAAGAAAACGGACAGTTGATTGTTCACACTGAAAATGGTGTTAAGAGAATTGATATGGACAATGTAGAAGAAGTCATTTATGACCTTCAACAAAAATCCAAATTCTAAATAAACCAACCCTTACGTAGAAAAGAAGCCTGGAGGAAATATCCTTCGGGCTTTTTTTATGTACTATTGTTTTATTGTTATTTAAGCACTGATCAACTTTCTCTGGATTTATATTCGTTCCAAAGGATGCGGATGGTATTTATCAGGGGACTCACTTCAATCACAAGTAAATTGGATTCATATTTTACAAGTAGGGTATTGTTTCCAAATCGATCCACTTCTCCCCATTCCACTTGTAGATCTGGTGAGTGAGCCAGGGCTTTTTTTATGAGTAATTTGACTTCAAAATCAGAAAGGGTTTCTCCGATTTCACTTAAATCGGAAAGAATGGAATAGAAGAAGGTTTTAGTTAGTTCCTCCTTAAATGCC
This genomic window from Leptospira bandrabouensis contains:
- a CDS encoding radical SAM protein: MAETSTLNQRPASSIKLLEEMERLYKDLPMEAIVKQDILRQGIHFLPESFQVKDPYKSKDYFIFSFDHIPLADLKDGADTKAPEEIKIAGGHFGLLKTVISTRNNPNSPYKMKLKDGIPTLFLEETEIGSAEYPPIPSWYRHKTKSGKLPGEVAPVIEWGYLLYLTVFRNCQYFGKDEECAYCDINHNYRQQKGAGRPYTGVKDVEDILEVLSWVDAEDQIAKVYTITGGSVLTNLKKKSEVDFYLQYPEAIEKRFPKRWMGKLVAQAFEKEDCQKFKDAGIQIYHPNYEVWDKALFEKICPGKSSWIGYENWIRRVVDSAEVFGPENVIPNFVGGVELSEPWGFKTVAEAITSTKQGLDFFMSKGIVPRFTAWCPEPYTTLGQQAGPPLVYFCELLRAWKETFEHYGLPTPPGYGEPGPGKAVFSVSAFMDVIGYSGRN
- a CDS encoding lipoprotein LipL45 encodes the protein MKASKLTIMGLALLFTGLTVCKKPDAEVSEAPKKPADLSAVVVFAVGDSKIQHADQTEEKAQLGALLKSGDNVVTGDNGKVDIQFADGSSIRISPKSAIDFAKLSQDSSGTTDTQIALVSGKVFAKVNKAKKEDNFTVVTPTAIAGVRGTSFIVEAADGKPAKVKVVEGAVAFAPRVPALEKLSTEEISKNADLKKLQESIAKAEVILEKDQASTQSAKSADLAKAADIQTLDLNKAFKTAEKEKLVVETAKLTKNEEQEIKTIVTVDKQTAQEIAKLSESAQTEKLDELKKQEIDAKRQAIESEVVKRQEEEKKKFEESLANQPKEFKSKKDIVNYYERIEKIVLVDGKTVIGAIINQENGQLIVHTENGVKRIDMDNVEEVIYDLQQKSKF